TATTACAAGGTCTATCAATTGGCATGCTATCACCTCTTCGGTCAGTCCTCATTGGAGAATACGCGAGCCCCAAAAACAGAGGAGCCTTTCTAACAACCGTTTCCTTAGCCCAATCCTTTGGAGTATTCTTCGTTCATCTCATCGGATCTCTCCTTAGTTGGCAGCAGACAGCACTGGTCTGCGTATTCTTTCCTTTCGCAAGCTTTGTCATGACTATGTACTCTCCAGAGACTCCGAGCTGGCTGGTTACAAAAGGAAGACATGAGGAATGTCGAAGGGTATTCCACTGGCTTAGAGGTCCCGGTGAAGACGATGAACTAGATGAAATGATTGAGAGTAGACTACTCTTCGAAAAAGCGAAGATCTCAGCTAGTTTTGGAAAAAAGAAGAACCGTTTACGAAGAATGTTGACGACGATACAAAAGAAGGAATTCTATAAGCCAATTATTCTGATGTTACACGCTCATGTGTTGGTCAACTTTGCTGGTGGTACCACCATGTCTGCGTACTCAACTTTGATCATAGGGGTTGTCATGGGACCTGAAGTCAATGCTCACTTCTGGATGATATTCTTAGGAGCCCAAAGATTTATCTCGAATACTTTAGCAGTATTTGCTATAAACAAATTTAAGAGACGAACCATGATGTTTGCTACTGGTGGTCTCTCAATCTTTACACAGTTTGCTTTAGCTGGTTATGTGTACTTCAAACAGCAAGGGACTCTCCCGTACGATGCATTATGGATACCAATATTACTGATCAACATGAAATTCTTTGCGGTAGCTACTGGAATGTTACCATTGCCAAATGTGATTGGTGGAGAAGTTTTTCCTTTGGAGTACCGAAGTATTGGTGGAACCATCAGTTTGGCATCCTTCTCAGCAACGTTCTTCTTGGTCCTAAAAACGTTTACAGGTTTAGTGGATAGTGTAGGCATGTATGGGGCCTACATGGTGTATGGTGGTATCATCACATACTGCATGGTAGTCATCTGGTTCTTGCTGCCGGAGACTAAAGACAAGACATTGCAGCAGATTGAAGATGAGTTTAGAGGTAGACCTCTGGCTCCTGAGGAGATTGAGGTCAGGAAGTCACTGCAGGCAGACCCGATAGTGCAATATAAGAGGAGAATGTCGGAAAGGAGATGTAGTAGTCCCATACCATTTTAGATTCGATTATACTTTAgcttatattatattaagtagttTTATAAGTAGAATgtacagaataaaaatatttattacagttttgttgtttcattttgAGTACATTTCTCTCTCAtctcataaagtaaataaaaacaaaattaatcagttacaaaaacattttaatcaatcaaacaaaccaAAACTGATTCGCTCATTTATCAAGATCTTCAATCAAAGTCTACGGAGTAGTTGATCCTGGGTTTCCTACTGGCGATCCGGCTACTGTTCCTGAAAGCCATCGCGCTGAACCAGCACATCATCAGAACCAACATGGTGACAGCCCTGGACACGTTGCGCCTGACTTCGATCATTGTGGATGAGAGGATCTGGAATACGCaacgaatttaaattaaatttattgtaTCATCGGTATTATAGAGTTAAGGTCATTAGTCAAAaggatgaataaaaaaatggtcCTAGAATTGATCCTTTTGGAACACCAGCTGTGGCTGACCTAGAAGAGGTAATAAATAGTATTCCTCAGTGCGGCTTAATTTAACTTGGGcgctttaaattattatatctcAACTTTCTTTTCAATTTTTCCTGAACCATGAAAAAGTACACTAGGTTTGCTGCGAAAAATGGAAACTTCGATACacaaaaagtagaaaatatactaaaatcacAAGGTTCACTGGAAAATACTCGACACGGATATGTGGTGGAAATAAATTGTGTTAATTGCTTTTTTAACATACGCACATAATATCAATTATCAAGTTAGGTTATGTTACTGGATTTGAAGATCACGATTAGTTTTCATTAGCAAATTCTAAATCCAAATTCAAGCGGTTTGCGTGTGGTAAATACGTACTTAGTTAGCAAGAGACTTTAACTTATcgatagttatttattttaatatggttGCGGACTTGGCCAGGCAAATGAAGTATTCGAAAATAATTGGAACCTTCAAGTCTGGGGCTGAAACTTTTGATAAAGTTAAGGCAgattttcttcttcttaattCTGCTAATTAGATGGTGATGGCCAGGGGCTACAGTTTAGTAAATCACCCTGGGATTTTCCTTATGATGGTAGTACTGGATGCTTGGCGTTAAATATTGGGAGATATTAAGGCTTCAAtatgacgatgatgataatgaCTGAAAAAACTTACTTTATAACACGAGGTGCAGCTGCAAGGTAAGACACTACTGTTTACCAAAGGAACGCATCGCCTTATAAACTGAAGtcataaacgtttttattttaatgacatCCGCCATCTTACATCACAAGTTGCAGGTATATCGTGTATTgttcgttttaatttaaataaacgtattGAAGTTATTTAGATTCGATTAATTGTTGCATCACTTCCTAGGTATAATGTTACAGTTTATGAGATGCAATTTATCTTCgatgatatattatttatttctttaattaactgtttatgtacctacacagttacacacacggaatatagataaaaagaaacatagaccagatagtacaaaggcacagcctATTTAAGGAGCAATCTCTTCTAGCAGGCCCGTGATGGCTATGGTAAACTAAGTCTTGTTATTTTCAAGTTTAAGAAACTTTATCTTTATTCTAACTTAGGAAAGGGTGTTTAAAGTCGGCTTATTTGGTCTAATACCTTAATTATCTTGCAGTTCCTTGAAATTAAAAAGTACTTTACAGACAgcagtaattatttttagtatgtAAACAGTTTATCAGTTAAGTTAGAGCTATCATACGGCAAACCGGAATTCGCAAGTATTTTAAAGCAGCAGTTTTGGATTAATTACTGAAtacaaattgcaataaaattaagcCGATTTTCAGGAAATAGTATTAACCTATATCTATTTAAAGATCCCAATCCGATTGCATGGTCTAGGTCATTAAAATGTCATGTCAATTACTTAGGCAATGAATCGGATAGGGATCCTGGTTCATCGTAGATTGATAGGTAACACCAAGACCGTAAGTAGGTAAGAccacatatgtacctatttacttcAAAATTTAACTTATTTACCTGACATCCACTAATCGCTAACTGATTTCTCGAAagagtctgtgggcacttgggccccatggtcccaagATTTCAatcccaaacggctcaaaaatgcaattgccgtAGAGGTTTACATATATGCGTGCCGGTGCTCAGAATCGACCACCATCACCAGTGAAGGGGCTAAAATTAAGCTGGTCAACTCCTAAGTGCCACAGACCGAGGATAGGAACGTCGGTAGGCTtaaactggaaattttgcggaccGTTTGGTGTTTCATGCTCGTACTAATCCTCttgcaattttatgtaaatcacTAGGTAGACATAGGTAGTAATCCTTCAAACCCCTGAAATTGATAAATGAAATAGAAAAGACTGATGCACCAAAGCCCACAGCTAAGTAGTACTTTTAAATAGCTTGTTCCCATTTGCTAAAAACACACTGTTTTCTGTTagcaaagttttcatacatttcttccaATTGGGTCCAaaattttttagaaaaaaaatataccctaCCTTCAAATTCCTTCCACATggctccaaaaaaaaaaaaaagtgtgtaatttcagcaaaatatcaaaattacgtCCCTGTATTTAAAATCTTTTGGAGCTCGGGGGAAGAAATTTCAAATCATTTTTGTTCCTTTTGGACCCGTTGGGAAGGCATATGTAGAGCTGGTGGGAACAAGCCTTTTCATTTGCTTTTTCTTTGCAGTATGGAAACGAACAATGTATTGTCATACTTACGCTCTAAATATTTGTCAGTGTATTTCCGTTACAAAGAGTAGCTTCTGAGACAAGGGTACACAATCAGCAGTGTCTTCCACTGGCCAACATCCACGAAGTCATCAGGATTGTCAGGTATGGCAGATATTGCTACTACCACTATCAATACTAGTGCCGTCAGTATCATTTTCACGAACGATgagtttctttgaatatttacATAAGAAATAATGAttcctctgaaataaataattcgtttagtttaatttttaaaaatcagACAGTTTGAATACCACTGTAGACTAAATTGTCGGCCGACAGTTCACAGTTGGTTAGAAAAAATCTAGAGTGTACGGTACTGGAAAGGTTTACACTATGTATAGAAACTCCTCATATACTTAgacaaaaaaattatcagtttaGAAAACCAAAGGAAATTCTTACCTTTAAGGACTATGCAAAAACACTACACTCCAATCTAGAATCAGGTCTAAAACTGCCAAGATTCAAATAGTACTATTTATATAGAGATCTTTTACTATTGATTTAGAACAAGGCAAAGTGCAATTAACTTGTATTTTCTGTCAAattgataaacaaaaaaagcatTGAATTCTGAAATCCATTTGCTTTTCAAAGGAAATAAAAGAATTCTTAATGAATTGGTATCTCGATTTCTATTGtggctaatttatttatatcaagtcgctattgtattttaattgccTGTTTAGTCAACGTAAATGATTATGATATTATGCCAAACACATTTTCTATATTAGTAGTCCATAACACCTTGTCAATTCTcactagtaataaaataaatatataataatataacattaaataaaagttaatgaaaataaacaactgACAAAAAAtctgagaaaaataatattcttgtctTAAAAAGTGAGTAGGCCCTAATATTGAACCTCGGGGAAAACTAGTtgaattgtttaaattaatgacTAGCATTATGGTAAAATAAGGTCTGAAATAAAACTGGCACAAAATTcttattcacaattttatttaatgatatttaacacttaactataataaataatatcaagttgtcaataatttaattaatcactACCTTTTCAAACGCTATTTACAAGACATTCTTCATTTACATTTGTTTGTTCACATTATTACCTAGAAATCCAGGCTTTCATATGTGCTATTCTAATCTAACAAGTTGCTATCCTTATTTCTTAAtgtactatacatataaataatttcattgtacGTATCACAACATATATCACTATTATACCTTATACTACAGGGCTGCTGCATCTTCTGTCTCTACTATGTAACTTCCATGACGTTAAAGATTGAGTAGACTTTAACTCTTCAGGTGAAAGCGGTCTACCTCTGAACTCATTCTCAATATCCTGAAGAGTTCTATCCTTCGTCTCAGGCAAGAAGAAGTAAGCTATGACAAGACAGTAGCCGACCACAGCGGCGTAGATACAGTAAGCTCCGTGTATGCCAAGAGTTCCGAAAAAGAATGGCACGGTTTTAACAGTTATGAAGAGGTTGGAAGACAGGAAAAGCACACTGATACCTCCAGCAAGACTTCTGTATTCGAGAGGGAAGACTTCACCAGCGATGATGAATGGCAACGGAACGGTTCCAGTTGCGATTGTGAACATGTGAAGGTGGACCAGTGCCACACCGATCATAGGGTGGTCAAGGAAATGAGGCAACATGCCCTGACCTTTGCAGTACGTGTAGGCTGCTGTTAGCAAGAAAGCAAACAAGTTCACACTAACAGTAGCGAACAACATTGTTCTTCTATTGATTTTCTTAATCACTAATACTGCTATTGCATTTGACACTATCCTCTGTGCATCGAGAGTGATGACCAAGAGAGCTATATTAACATCAGTACCTATAACATGATGGAAGATATCTAAAGTATACGCCGCTAAAATATTAGCTCCTGCCCATTGACCTAAAGTATAAATAtgcatcataataaaaataggttTGTAGAACTCCTTCTTcttaaaagtagtttttaaatacacgACGCCACTTTGTATCTTTTTGCCAAGTGACTGAGATATATTAGCATCAGCTTTAGATTCTCTTACAATGGTGCTCGCTTCAATCATCTTCAtcagttcttcttcttcttcctcacTTCTTAACCAGCGGAAGACTCTCTTACAGTCTTCATATCTGCCTTGATCAGCGAGCCAACTTGGTGACTCgggtgaataaataataatgactaGATCTACGAAGGCAATGCACGCACAGACGAGGGCAGTCGTTTGCCAGTGAAGGTAGGAGCCCATGGTATGGACTGTCAGGACCCCAGTTGCTATGCACAGAGATATTAGAGTTAAAAACGCCCCTCTGTTATGAGGGCTGGTGTATTCTCCTATGAGGACTGGGCCTAGAGAAGCACTCATACCCATGGCCATGCCTTGCATGAACCTGGCAACCAGAAGGACAGGGATGCTTTTAGCCATGATGATGGCAAACCAGCCGACGATGAGCGGCATCACGCTGATCAGGTTGGCTGTTCTTCGGCCGTAGTTGGCCATGACGGGAGGGACGATGAAGTTGCCGGCTACGAGAGCGAAGCCGATGATGGAAGCtggaaagagaaacaaatattGATTGAAGATTTAGGATTTCATAACTAGTTTTATCTGAGTTCACAAAATACCAACTTCACACACGCTGTCATAGAATTTTGTCGGCACAACAAATCGTGCATACAACAAAATTCTGTATAAAGTCTGAGCCAATGATAAGTGTGCACAAACATCTTGCCTACATATTTTCAATCAAACTTCAgatttttacacaatttttacAGACTTTACGTTCGTACAATATTTGCAGAAACTTAAAATATGTATCATGTGGACCCACTATTATGTAGTTCTATACTAAACAAATCAAATTTTATGTGTCATCTCACgcccaacaaaaaaaaacaaatgaaactcaCCAATCCATGACCCTGAGGAGTCATCAATAGGTATGATGGAGTCAGGCTTCCTCAGCTGCGGCAGCAGGATGGCGTTGAACCCCATCACCAGCCCGTGTGCTGCCATGTTGAGGCACACTCCCAGGGTCACGAAGCACTGGAACATTGTGAAAAGGTGGTTAGATTGACTTGCtttatatgaattaaaattCGTGGATTTTGCGCATGATATATCTGAAGTTTTCATATCTTAACAAAAAGGGTCTATATGAAGCTAGTTCTGGGtataaagtaaaatttaaagaaatggtTTTGATgcgtaaataatgataatttttgtgacagGTTGAGTTTCCCATGATGATTACTACTTTAAAGACCTAAGCGCCTATAGAATTTGTAAGAGCAAGTACCGActacaaaataacttaatttgcTAGCTGCAACGGCACAGGGGCACGATTTATGTGTTAATTAATCTACGATCTTTTTTAATGATCTTAATTCGATCTTTTATTGCATCTATTGCTGGCCTAAACATGGTCTGCATCGATAACTCAATCTGCCTTTGAACCCTTGAAAACGTATGGTATCCGGCGCGTGAACTAAACTGATgttatttgtaaacatttccTTATTACCTAGATGGCATTCCTGTTTGAAATAGGAATAGAAAATGCGTTTTATACTCCAAATAGGACATAGTACCTATAGACGAAAAAACGCATGAGCATATGCCTGATAGTAGGTCTACATCCAGTATCAAGTCAACCCTCGATTTATTGTCTTGCAGTATTAACGCTAAATATTTTCCCTTGAATtgtatttcaaatcaaatcaaatcaacgCAAAGTAACGCCTGAATATGATTTCTACGTAACTGTcattagttaaaattttcactaaATGCGAGGCAAGTATAGTATGTAGGCCTTTTTTTGTCGctgacgggagaggggtatgtgggactccccggtacaGACGCTATAGAATATAGGCTTGCAATTATTAGCTACAAGTAAACATTATTAGGAAAACTGAAGTTCAATGTATATAAGAGGTCCTTGATTATATTATCTTTAATCAGCTGATCAAAATATGGTTCAACCACTCCGATAATATTACGATAAGATTAACATATAAACTGCTAGTTGTCGGCAATATTTTCGCGATAACATATCCAGTAAGAGTCTAGGGAGATAAAAGTTTATCTCATCAGCCTTTAGAATTCAAGGCCTATTTTTTTGCCTCCAGGAAATCGCCCTAGGATTAGATTTTAGCAAGAAAAAGTACGTTAAAAAGTTAACAGCGAAGTCTTCAAGTCATAgtttttattcacaatttgcCGTTTTCTCGTgattttacccgcgtcccgagaagTACTGCCCAGACGGGATACAATACAGCCCATGTTACTTGGGAAAAGTGTAGCAGCCaacacaaataatttttaatatcggtttagtagtttcggagcctttaggttatttaggttacaaacaaacataattatgtgtcccagtagcggcgtaaggggggggcggagggggcggtccgccccgggtaccacgtctaggggggtgccatctcggtcggcacatatctgcacgaccaggatggtaCGGGCAgaagtcactgagggtgccattctaatctgcaaagcccagattcactaccagtcactgcactcaaattttaaacaaaactacaacagtgcatgCGCAAGACGTCTAGGCGGCACTGAGAGGGGTGccagtccggctgtcacccctctcttacTTTTTTCTGCTTACtatttgagtcctcaatctaaaaaaaagttaaagcaccgaagtagcaaaaacaactgacgctctacgctgaCGATTTCTGTTAGTTGTTtaggaggtggaggacttttgtgtcccaaaactcaaaaaatttcgtgctcgctgcgctcgcagcTTTTTgacttttgaattatttttttcaaacttgtttgagtatttttgtgttccaagactcaaaaattttgcgctcgctgcgctcgcgcctttcacttaacATCGTCTcctttctaatttctttaggtatcattgcgtcccaaaaatcaaaaatttcgcgctcgctacgctcgcagcttcttctctttgcagtgctTTTTTTCACACATGTTTGAGTACTTTTGTGTcctaaaactcaaaaatttctgcgctcgcggctttttcatTTGACGCTGGATTTGTAAAACATGTTTCGGTTTTTTTTATGTCCtgaaactcaaaaactacgggCTCGCTTCGCTAGCGCTCTATAACTTTGCAGTGATCTGcctccggtttctttatgttaagcctagcaaaaagcaccatgaatgatttctgcaagatttttaagtttttggaacgaattggaatttttgaaCGAACgaacgaattggaatttttggcgccaaggatgtcaatttttctcagtaaatacaaaacggatcaaaatacaacttggttacctgaaagttcatgatataaaccttattttgttagttgtagaaacatgattaggtaacttttataacagagaaaaatatatcaaacatacctctttttaaaaagagattcacatattatgggcaaacgggaccgattaaagcctcttaacttttttagtagttgagtatatatgtcaccgtaagattacaaacatcgttagattacaatctatctcgagagattgtaaactgtcgaattattgtgaaccgtaacatctgattgcaatttaacgcattatttttcgctatattgtaatctatcgatgagaaattgttaaattgtcaactgtccgaaagctctccctgattggtcagtctttttgtaagatcgaccaatcacgaccagccgttctgttgccatggagttcccgtagagttaggaatgaatttgtgtttgaagacaaactacctaatggttttgttttttttttttataaaagtttcttataattttccagtttcatttaaataaaactacttttacggattttatcgcggtcggttttaaaagtcgggattaaataatataatataaccgcgataa
This genomic stretch from Helicoverpa armigera isolate CAAS_96S chromosome 26, ASM3070526v1, whole genome shotgun sequence harbors:
- the LOC110382159 gene encoding facilitated trehalose transporter Tret1; this encodes MSLKKSRGPFWKQCFVTAAVGSNIIGHGCVIGYPAILLPQLLPPDSEFQLDPVAASWIASILGITQLVGSFISPPIMERCGRRMAHFAATIPNLVGWFIITMAPNFEILFAARILQGLSIGMLSPLRSVLIGEYASPKNRGAFLTTVSLAQSFGVFFVHLIGSLLSWQQTALVCVFFPFASFVMTMYSPETPSWLVTKGRHEECRRVFHWLRGPGEDDELDEMIESRLLFEKAKISASFGKKKNRLRRMLTTIQKKEFYKPIILMLHAHVLVNFAGGTTMSAYSTLIIGVVMGPEVNAHFWMIFLGAQRFISNTLAVFAINKFKRRTMMFATGGLSIFTQFALAGYVYFKQQGTLPYDALWIPILLINMKFFAVATGMLPLPNVIGGEVFPLEYRSIGGTISLASFSATFFLVLKTFTGLVDSVGMYGAYMVYGGIITYCMVVIWFLLPETKDKTLQQIEDEFRGRPLAPEEIEVRKSLQADPIVQYKRRMSERRCSSPIPF
- the LOC110382162 gene encoding facilitated trehalose transporter Tret1-2 homolog; translation: MAKKTTGWITPFKKQCFVTLGVCLNMAAHGLVMGFNAILLPQLRKPDSIIPIDDSSGSWIASIIGFALVAGNFIVPPVMANYGRRTANLISVMPLIVGWFAIIMAKSIPVLLVARFMQGMAMGMSASLGPVLIGEYTSPHNRGAFLTLISLCIATGVLTVHTMGSYLHWQTTALVCACIAFVDLVIIIYSPESPSWLADQGRYEDCKRVFRWLRSEEEEEELMKMIEASTIVRESKADANISQSLGKKIQSGVVYLKTTFKKKEFYKPIFIMMHIYTLGQWAGANILAAYTLDIFHHVIGTDVNIALLVITLDAQRIVSNAIAVLVIKKINRRTMLFATVSVNLFAFLLTAAYTYCKGQGMLPHFLDHPMIGVALVHLHMFTIATGTVPLPFIIAGEVFPLEYRSLAGGISVLFLSSNLFITVKTVPFFFGTLGIHGAYCIYAAVVGYCLVIAYFFLPETKDRTLQDIENEFRGRPLSPEELKSTQSLTSWKLHSRDRRCSSPVV